One stretch of Eupeodes corollae chromosome 2, idEupCoro1.1, whole genome shotgun sequence DNA includes these proteins:
- the LOC129944705 gene encoding T-complex protein 11-like protein 1 isoform X2, producing the protein MDSNSSTNEGKNMEHILSSSPVATSMRLRTDSEGSDQARFILPSTDGSPPKVVTLNELTHVVNNIENMSLVHEIAVNPEFKFEPYEAPENSLERRIKEVMHKVFWDILREQLNLDPPNFDHAIQLLADIKDCFPQIIPSSNKRALEHINEVLDASVIRQQAEQGVLDFKSYANFVITIMAKSCAPARDEQVQKLTEIDDVVETFKGILETMTVMKLDMTNYMLNSARNDILANSVEYEKAKFKEYLEYYKFGFPCTDSWLRRNQVQAQTGNLLSPDQTIYNAYMELMNWSDPDTFPEVLSVDKDRILKLGQRAKQLCASASLISICSAIPIISQRTANRTTLAKQIEILLQSVSNEKELSEAIKNIWVHIKSFINTKLSEEGDNEMDATAESTLKTQILQIGNTDSPVYNLLWKRIHTYFRLVLGSKSGTPPPPPGYTDYQDELQAFAVALRRVILYNHSVFGDYFLQVLTNQRPGAGTSSSNSDSLPSTSAANPSTEPSSQNKDEETKME; encoded by the exons ATGGATTCCAATAGTTCGACCAATGAAGGAAAGAACATGGAACATATTTTAAGTTCTTCTCCTGTTGCTACAAGCATGAGACTAAGGACAGATAGTGAAGGATCTGATCA agcACGCTTCATACTTCCAAGCACCGATGGAAGCCCTCCAAAAGTAGTGACCCTTAATGAATTAACTCATGTTGTtaacaatattgaaaatatgtctttggtTCATGAAATCGCAGTGAATCCTGAATTCAAGTTTGAACCTTATGAAGCTCCAGAAAACAG CTTGGAACGTCGTATTAAGGAAGTAATGCACAAAGTATTTTGGGATATTTTACGCGAACAACTAAATTTAGATCCACCCAATTTCGATCATGCCATTCAATTATTAGCCGACATTAAAGATTGTTTCCCTCAAATAATTCCTTCGAGTAATAAACGTGCCTTGGAACACATTAATGAAGTTCTTGATGCAAGTGTTATCCGTCAACAAGCCGAACAGGGTGTTCTTGATTTTAAGTCTTATGCTAATTTTGTTATAACCATTATGGCAAAGTCGTGTGCTCCAGCAAGAGATGAACAAGTACAGAAACTCACTGAAATTGATGATGTTGTGGAGACATTTAAGGGAATTCTAGAAACAATGACCGTTATGAAGTTAGATATGACTAATTATATGTTAAATTCAGCACGAAATGATATTTTGGCAAATTCCGTAGAATATGAAAAGGCCAAGTTTAAGGAGTATTTGGAATACTACAAAT TTGGATTCCCATGCACGGACAGTTGGTTGAGACGCAACCAAGTTCAAGCACAAACTGGAAACTTACTGAGCCCCGATCAAACCATCTACAATGCATACATGGAATTAATGAATTGGTCCGATCCAGACACATTTCCCGAAGTGCTTTCAGTCGATAAGGATCGAATTTTGAAGTTAGGACAAAGGGCTAAACAATTGTGTGCCAGTGCTTCATTAATATCCATCTGTTCAGCCATTCCAATTATTTCCCAACGCACAGCTAATCGCACAACTCTTGCTAAGCAGATTGAAATTCTGTTGCAAAGTGTGTCTAATGAAAA gGAACTCTCTGaggcaattaaaaatatttgggtTCACATTAAGTCATTCATTAACACCAAACTTTCTGAAGAGGGTGATAACGAAATGGATGCCACTGCCGAAAGTACACTTAAAACTCAAATTCTCCAAATTGGTAACACTGATTCTCCAGTTTATAATTTACTAT GGAAACGTATACATACCTACTTTAGACTTGTGCTAGGTTCAAAGTCTGGTACACCTCCACCGCCACCTGGCTACACTGATTATCAAGATGAATTACAAGCATTTGCTGTTGCCCTACGACGCGTAATTCTCTACAATCATTCAGTATTTGGTGATTATTTCCTTCAGGTGCTAACTAACCAACGACCGGGAGCAGGAACATCCTCTTCAAATTCCGATTCACTGCCAAGTACATCTGCTGCGAACCCCTCAACCGAGCCATCTAGTCAAAATAAAGACGAAGAAACGAAGATGGAGTAG
- the LOC129944705 gene encoding T-complex protein 11-like protein 1 isoform X1, with translation MPADSVSRMDSNSSTNEGKNMEHILSSSPVATSMRLRTDSEGSDQARFILPSTDGSPPKVVTLNELTHVVNNIENMSLVHEIAVNPEFKFEPYEAPENSLERRIKEVMHKVFWDILREQLNLDPPNFDHAIQLLADIKDCFPQIIPSSNKRALEHINEVLDASVIRQQAEQGVLDFKSYANFVITIMAKSCAPARDEQVQKLTEIDDVVETFKGILETMTVMKLDMTNYMLNSARNDILANSVEYEKAKFKEYLEYYKFGFPCTDSWLRRNQVQAQTGNLLSPDQTIYNAYMELMNWSDPDTFPEVLSVDKDRILKLGQRAKQLCASASLISICSAIPIISQRTANRTTLAKQIEILLQSVSNEKELSEAIKNIWVHIKSFINTKLSEEGDNEMDATAESTLKTQILQIGNTDSPVYNLLWKRIHTYFRLVLGSKSGTPPPPPGYTDYQDELQAFAVALRRVILYNHSVFGDYFLQVLTNQRPGAGTSSSNSDSLPSTSAANPSTEPSSQNKDEETKME, from the exons aATGGATTCCAATAGTTCGACCAATGAAGGAAAGAACATGGAACATATTTTAAGTTCTTCTCCTGTTGCTACAAGCATGAGACTAAGGACAGATAGTGAAGGATCTGATCA agcACGCTTCATACTTCCAAGCACCGATGGAAGCCCTCCAAAAGTAGTGACCCTTAATGAATTAACTCATGTTGTtaacaatattgaaaatatgtctttggtTCATGAAATCGCAGTGAATCCTGAATTCAAGTTTGAACCTTATGAAGCTCCAGAAAACAG CTTGGAACGTCGTATTAAGGAAGTAATGCACAAAGTATTTTGGGATATTTTACGCGAACAACTAAATTTAGATCCACCCAATTTCGATCATGCCATTCAATTATTAGCCGACATTAAAGATTGTTTCCCTCAAATAATTCCTTCGAGTAATAAACGTGCCTTGGAACACATTAATGAAGTTCTTGATGCAAGTGTTATCCGTCAACAAGCCGAACAGGGTGTTCTTGATTTTAAGTCTTATGCTAATTTTGTTATAACCATTATGGCAAAGTCGTGTGCTCCAGCAAGAGATGAACAAGTACAGAAACTCACTGAAATTGATGATGTTGTGGAGACATTTAAGGGAATTCTAGAAACAATGACCGTTATGAAGTTAGATATGACTAATTATATGTTAAATTCAGCACGAAATGATATTTTGGCAAATTCCGTAGAATATGAAAAGGCCAAGTTTAAGGAGTATTTGGAATACTACAAAT TTGGATTCCCATGCACGGACAGTTGGTTGAGACGCAACCAAGTTCAAGCACAAACTGGAAACTTACTGAGCCCCGATCAAACCATCTACAATGCATACATGGAATTAATGAATTGGTCCGATCCAGACACATTTCCCGAAGTGCTTTCAGTCGATAAGGATCGAATTTTGAAGTTAGGACAAAGGGCTAAACAATTGTGTGCCAGTGCTTCATTAATATCCATCTGTTCAGCCATTCCAATTATTTCCCAACGCACAGCTAATCGCACAACTCTTGCTAAGCAGATTGAAATTCTGTTGCAAAGTGTGTCTAATGAAAA gGAACTCTCTGaggcaattaaaaatatttgggtTCACATTAAGTCATTCATTAACACCAAACTTTCTGAAGAGGGTGATAACGAAATGGATGCCACTGCCGAAAGTACACTTAAAACTCAAATTCTCCAAATTGGTAACACTGATTCTCCAGTTTATAATTTACTAT GGAAACGTATACATACCTACTTTAGACTTGTGCTAGGTTCAAAGTCTGGTACACCTCCACCGCCACCTGGCTACACTGATTATCAAGATGAATTACAAGCATTTGCTGTTGCCCTACGACGCGTAATTCTCTACAATCATTCAGTATTTGGTGATTATTTCCTTCAGGTGCTAACTAACCAACGACCGGGAGCAGGAACATCCTCTTCAAATTCCGATTCACTGCCAAGTACATCTGCTGCGAACCCCTCAACCGAGCCATCTAGTCAAAATAAAGACGAAGAAACGAAGATGGAGTAG